GCGCTAATATTGATTTCATGGTAAATGGACCCATATTTGACCCTAACTCTAATTGTCGGTGGAGGGGCTATGTTCCGATCAGAGTCTGGATTTCGTTTCTGAACCAACATTCCTCCTGGTCTAAGCTCCCACTCGGCTGGCCCCGACTCATTTCCGCCACTGCCAGAACTTCCATTCAACTCTGACAGTGCCACCCCTGTTGTCTTCGTCTTCATTCTCATCATCTTTTACTCTGTAATTCTTGGAGAGATTTCTCAGATTTTTTCTTCCGGTCGATCTGCGTCAAAAATTATAGATACCCAATTGAGAGAAAACCTTGCTAGACCAGACCCTGCTTTAGAACTCTCTGATTCTGACACCAGCATCACACCAACCGCCACGCGTAAACAGAGCATGTGGAGAGAAAAACCATAACTTTGATTTGCTTTACACAAGAATCAATGGCGTCTGGCAGAAGAAACAGACCCAACCCATTCACCTGTAAAGTTAAAAGCCTTGTACTTGAagaaaaaagtacaaaaatcACTGAAACGGCTGCAACCCAGAAAACACAGACGACAGAACCTACCAGGCCTCAGATTATAGATCTCTTCAGCCAAATGCAGTACTCAAGTCAAAGAGCTGACAGAAATTTTCTACGAAAAATActgccaaaaaacaaaaacccaacaagCTCAAGCCTGAGATCTTCCAAAGTGGGTGCCGGAAAAATCAATGTGAAATCAGAATCAAAGAAGTTACGAGTTCTCTGGCTCTAGAGAACtcgaggaagaagagaaggaagaggaaaaaaaaaaaagaagagtatAAAAATCAAGTGGCCAGCCAGCTAGCTAACTGAGCTGTTGGCACCTcattattatatatgtgaatGAATGATTAAATATAGGTACAtaataattaccaaaaaaaaaaatatatgggtACATAATTAtgcataaataattatttctcatgaatttttataagaatttgtaagaaataaaaatgaaaaagaaagcgAAGAAAgcgaaagaaagaaactacgAAGGCCGCCAAAGCTGTCTTAAAGGTTAAAATAACACGGAAACGAAACTTTGGGTCATACACCAAACCAGGGTTAGTTCCGGTACTTGCAGACTTGGTATAGAAAAGTTTCGTACCTTCTTTGGTATCTCGACACGCGTCCAACCGGGGGTAGTTTGGGAACTAAAAAGCGACGTAATCATTGTCCTGCTAATTAGGGAGGTTTACGTCGCACACGTGGGAGATTAACGTGGAGGGTCGGCGCTAACTTTGTGGTTTAACTGTGGTGGCAGTAAGTAAGCCCCGTCGCACACgtgtttcattttcacttttattttttaaaatatttttggtgaccctaaaataaatttcttttccCGAAAAGTCGTTCTCTCTTCACTTGAATTGAAGCCTTCCactattaatattttttttctaattattttCCACCATTATAATCATGTattgtttatttaaattaacTTATTTATAGGAATAATAAAATCATTGCTCTATGATCATGTTAGGGTGCCTTCTTTCTGATTTTCACACTGGTCCGTTAGACTTTATTGATGAAGTAAATTTCGGATTGATTTGCTGTGCCTTGTTTTATTCATATatgttaaataattatttaaaaaaaccctTTTCATCTCCAAATTTCTTACttttccaataaataaatatattgatacattttcataaaattaaaaaaaaagatatgggTACATTAAATTAAGACTTAGGGCCTGTTTAAGGAAATATTTAGGCGATTATAAAACAtcaaagaaattaataaattggATATTCAATATTTGAATGGCccgaaataataataacaataatgaaCTTCTTCCCAGAAAATCTGAAatggtgaagaaaaaaaaaaacaagcggGGATGTTGGAGCAAATTGGTGAAGCTAAGCATATCTAGGAgtatcaaaagaaaacattgcAAAATTTTATATGTAGCCAATAAATACGGGTTCGATTATTTGCTATTCTTATTGACAACAACTCGGCAAGACAAGAATAATACTTTATTGCCCTTTCTGGGGTTTGCTTTGATgctcttgttttttgttttttgttttttttttttggggaccCTAATTTTGTACTTATTAAatggttttagccattgaaataacaaaaaggATAAAAGCCAAGAAGAATTAAACAATTATCTGTATGCTTACGTCACAGGAGAAATTGTCCCCAGAAAAACTGACTTATTTACAAGCAAAAGCCACCACCGTCGCACCGACACTCCCATACGTGTAACCAAACACGGGGGAACTTTGTGACACGTGGCGGATTGTAAACCATGGAGAAAGAGAGTCGCCGCCAAGTAGGAACCGTTTGATTTGTTTCAAGTTGGGACTGTGTCTGTGTGCATGCGTGGTTGGATGGAGACGGTGCAACCTACTATAGATTATGGAGAGGGGCGGTTGTTGCCTTTGTCTAACTAGGAGGGAGGATTATCTTAATCTTTTTCTCATTAACAAATGTGTCTGCCCCAAATCCAagcaattaataattaatttggattatttgtcattttcttattgttttttaattttttatgaaatatgTCTTGTCTTTGATTGGGGACATGATACCGACCATTTGGTCTATAGAATTGGTCATCGGGTTGGCTTGTTTTCCCCCTCTTATTTTTTCGGCAAGGTGgtattggaaatttttttttttttggggggcaAGGGGGTAGAGTATTGGCTTGGCTTTACATCGCAGTGGTTTTATAGAATTTCTGTGGGAGACTTGGAATTATGAAGCACGTGACAAATATAcacatttctttttgtgtatttgtttttgaagaaggtgaagaattatatttttctcaataattaccgaaatataaaattaaaaacacaaaggaaaaagaaccaaaacctacctctttcttttcttcgaAAAACCTACCTAACTCATAGTGGTAAAGTTAGAAGTATAGAATATGCATGTAGTTACATTCTTACAATCAACAAACACAATATTATATAGATATTTAAATGTTATTATTATGCaaacgtcatattttttattaaataaaaatagtgaTAGTCGGTTACATTTGGAATTATCCTCGAAGATACATTTTATCATCCTTGTTGTTCAGCACAAAATTATCAAACTATTGAAGCATGAATGCATGCTGCCAGCCTGGGGTCTCGGTGACTTTTGTTTTGGCAAACATGGAAAGGGAGGGGCTATAAATTTCGACCCGCATTTGGCAAGTCTTGGAGCACTAGCAAAATAATCATACAAGATAAATGGCCCAGTTTTATAGGTCCCACACCACACCACAGCCAACCTTAAACCCTAAGGTTGGTGGTGTTCCAAATTAGATGGAGGCACGTGGAAAGTGCATGTGCCTAGAGTCTAAACTCCTAATCATTTTTGCTAATTACAATGATTTGGGTCTTCATAAAACCCTGCTAATTTATTAATACAAGAAGTTATATTAAATCTTACGATTTAAGTGCAGTTCCAGTTGTTGGCTGAGTATAATAAGCAGTTAGTATTTGTTGGTTCTACCAAAACGTTCCATTTGGGTTATACTAATTGTGTTTAAATATAAAGAATAGATTTGATTGCCAACGGTTCTAATCGAGTGAAAAATAACTTTAACTTGTGGGTCGGTGATCTCAAATTCGAACTCCATTTtctttgtagtttagactattacttgtattttttttttcaaaaaaagatttaattATAGGAATCAAAGGGTGGTGGAAGGTCTCTTTAATGGTTAGTcatgttttaatttgaaaacgAAAATCCAACTTCTGAGAATTAAACAATTCAAAGGCAAAGCTTGTTCTATCTTTAATTTACATTGAGgaaagtttctgtttttatgtTGGAAAATGATGGGGCACTGGATTTGGACCTCACTCGCAGTCACAAGCAAGCAGGCAGGCAGGCAAGGCAGGCAAGGCTGGCATGCCCAAAAATGCTTGCTAAAGAGGCAATCTCCCTTCATGCGTGACATCCTCAACAAGCAATATGGGTTTTGAAAATTCTGACTGATTTTCTTCGCAATGTTTGCCTGATTTCGACGTTGCGCAAGCTTTGTGGTGTGCTATCAAATTCTGACACCTTAAAaatcaattcatatttttccaattttgggGGTTTCTTTTCAAAGATTAATGGTAAATAAATAGAGAGGTTGGTATAGTATAATGTGAGATGTTGGAAGCGACATCATCATTGAAGAATTAATGAAAGGTATATGGTTGGTCGTTTGGGCATTAGACATTACCAAGTCAGAGGTTCATAATCATTTGCTTACTTTGTTTAATTGCGTTggattaatattataattattttgatcCACATGACCCTAATCAATTCTACGGTAATTCTCTGATAAAATAGTTAAACAATAATTACTTGTCATTATcttaagagatatttagtgatatacccatttctagcactaatattataaataaaccctacacaattgaattcctataaacaaacccaaaaaaaacccaaaaaatgatagctggccttattgaatttaatattgattattaaattactttgatgccctattgagtgctttgggtatttttatgagattttggggttgggcttgttttaagaaattgatggcagttttgtaatttataagaagttaaaagcttttttgttatgttgtaaatgggctttgggtatgtttctaaagtccattttatgtagggtatttttataatttgggcccccatattgggtataatagtgaatctcccttatCTTAATGGGTTCCTTCTTATGGTCAGTTAATTTGAGCTGTATCACAAATGGGCCAATTGTTTAATCATTTACAAGAGATCACAagaatttcttatttttatatacaaattTTAAGAACAAGTCTTCGTCaacattattaaaaataaaaaccagcTAAATTATTGTATTGAGGAAAAATCAAACTCCGTTTTAATCCAATCTAGAAATTCATAATTACgttacttaaaaaaaaaaaattcataattacgTGAGTGTTGACCGTGACAGCTTTGACTCTTTCGTTTGCATTATTTGTTTATGACAGGTCAGCAGTCAGCATCCTATCATCATTAGCTATTGGAGAAATTGgtggaaatccaaaaataataacagGTGGAAATCCAAATAATTTGACAAAAGGAATGGAAGCATGTGAAAAccacaaaaatagaaaaagaaaaaaaagaaatagaatttgTTGCTTGGTTCCCAGGGACACATGGGCAACAtggaccaaaaagaaaagctcCAATTGAAACATGCGTGCCCGTCTATGTGTCCATTTGTCACAGATTTCCCtccaaacaaaaccaaccaataaaacaaaaaccttaTCTTGGAGACCATGAAAATGGTCAAGCTTATCTTTTGGGCATAGACATTGCTGAGCTGAGAAAAAGCCATGGCAGTAGGCCTGAGCTGCCAATTTCACTCTCTGGCCTGCAAGACTTATCAACATCCCAATGCCAAATCAAGACCTTCCATGTTTTGCTCAATGCAACCTCCTCAGAACAACATCAAggtaattataaatggagCAGCAAAGGAAATAGGAAGGGCGGCTGTAATTGCAGTGACTAGAGCCAGAGGGATGGAGGTGGCTGGTGCAGTGGATTCTTATCTAGTAGGAGAAGATATTGGCAAGGTATATTTATCTCTTTTCTAAATTGTAATAAATTGTATATTTGAAGTAACAACACAGTAATATAATGGGGATGTTTTGATCCTTCCTTCAAACAAAGTAGGTGTGTGACATGGAAGAGCCTCTGGAAATACCAATAACCAATGATCTCACAATGGTCTTAGGCTCCATTTCTCAGgtaacaattcaaaatcaaaatcaaattaccTCCTTTTGTATGTGTTTGTGATCATTCTGTCAATGTTAATttctctcaatcttgccaTTTGTGTTAATTGGCAGTCCAAAGCATTGGGGGTAGTTGTTGATTTCACTGAGCCTTCCAAAGTCTATGACAATGTAAAACAGGTAAAAAGCCACATTAATTCATGTAAGTTTTTGCTTCTCAGTTTCCATGCATAGTatgaaacataattaaaaCTTTCTTTGTTACTAGGCAACAGCATTTGGGATGAGAAGTGTGGTTTATGTGCCTCAGATTAAGTTAGAAACAGTATCAGCATTATCTGCATTCTGTGAGAAAGCCAGCATGGTGAGCACAGAGTGAGATGTCATGCAATAAGTTTTCACAAGTTTCtgtgctttttatttttcactacCTTGTAACATTGAGTTTCTCACTGATAATGGAGCTGCTACTTTGTTCAGGGTTGTCTTGTTGCACCAACTCTATCCATTGGGTCTATACTCCTACAACAAGCTGCAATTTCAGCTTCCTTCCACTACAACAATGTAGAAATCGTCGAATCAAGGGCAACTGCAACGGTAAACTCCGTtaccctttaaaaaaatttgcaaaCTCGGTCATGAAGATATGCTAAAGCTGTGTTTGGGAAACAGGATTTTCCATCATCAGATGCAACCCAAATTGCCAACAACCTGTCTAACCTTGGCCAGATTTACAACAGAGAAGATATTTCAACAGATGTTCAAGTAAGCTCAAGCACAAAACTTGCTTCTATAGTTGATGCCTTGGATTGGAATATTGGAACTCATTATTATTAATCTTATGGCACAAGGCAAGGGGCCAAGTTCTGGGAGAAGATGGAGTTCGTGTGCACAGCTTAGTCCTTCCAGGGCTTCCTGCCAGCACAACGGTTTACTTTTCTCGTCTAGGAGAGGTATGTTTCTGGGCTTACTCATTTCTTCTCATTTGAGTAAGTATTGGTTTGAACAACTTTGCTTTCCACAGGTTTACTCTCTGAAACATGACATCACAGATGTGCAATGTCTCATGCCAGGCCTCCTCCTAGCAATTAGAAAGATTGTGCGCATTAAGGTAACcatctcttaaatttttcaaGCATCATGCTTCAATCGATATTTGATACTGATTATCATGTCTTCTTATTGCAGAACCTGGTGTATGGGTtggagaaatttttataagcATCCATGTTTAATTTCTTCAATCTCATTGATGTTAAACCTCAACCACATATAGAGAGTTCCTGTCATCCTCTAAATGCAAATTTGAAAGGAAACagcagaagagaaagaaggaagATTTTTGTAGGGGCTTGTACCTCTAGCGCTCCCTCCATTTGAACTCCCTTGTAACtgaaaaaaacaagaattaatgaaaattttgttaactAACATTATAGTTGAACTGGCAATGTGACTTTATATGCAGAGCATGAATCTTATCTAAGGCAAACAATTTTATGCTTGAATGGCCCAAAGCAAATGCCCTTTTAATGCACATTCGGGCACTTTATCAAACAGGTGGCAGGCACACACCACCCctctttttattctttttattttatttttgattaaATTTGATATTACAGTTTTTAGATAGTTGCTATTGATTGACAGAAATACCCTCAATGGGACCATGAAAAATATGTTGTACTGTATAGCACCTGCAATTAGGTTTGTTCTCAgttatcttctttttgtacCTTTGCCATTGGGCTGGGCTTTACATGTGTTATCTTACCACAAAGCCCGATTTGATTTCTTACAAGTAATAtaatatgatgagtttttgcctttatttcttttttgagtattagtttttccctttttggaTGGTGggaattttaaattacttttagaaaatatgaatataatcCAGTCAAAAAAGTACCAGGGCAACTTCCATTTGAACCACCGCGTGTTCAATTAAACATTGAGAAGCAAAAGCtagtttagggtttcttttttgctttagAAAATTAACTCAAAGtatgataaaataatattttaaattaatttaatacacGAAAAAGAAGACTCTAACTTAGAGGAAGGGGACTCGAACATGAATAAAAAGGTTCTCATTGCCTTCACCGACTGATTTTGTGCCTGCGTGACAAAAACAACTATTGAAACATGTTAATTAAGCAGTTTCTACTTTCTACTGTTTGCTTGCTGAAGCCACACGAGGCGTTGTTCTATTGTGCGTGTCAGCCACACGTGTCAATCCGACGGTCTCTCTCTATCCTCTAACGACCCTATACGGTGTTCTAAAATCTCAATCCCAAACCCAAACTCGGTCATTATAAAAGGATATGAGACACCCAATACAGTAGGCCCACCTGTACGCTTTTTCTTCAAAGTACTATAATACCCTTTCCAAATGTCATATTTATCCTCGTTTTGGGTACCGAGAAGGGTAAGACTCTAGACCTACTCGCTTAGAACTGGATGCACTCAATCCATTCTCTTACAGGCTAATCCAGGTATTATCCACTGCCCATCATAGGTAACCTAGAGATGAACTAATAGCATTGCGCCACGTTGTCCTGGCCCTCACGTCGCCATCGCGCGATCTATCACCGACTTCTTTCTTCTACCGAAAACAGGACACGTGCCGGTGATATAGGGCAGAGGGGTACCGATGCAGCCGGTCACTCCTCCTCCAATTCCCGCTAGGTATATAACCAGAGTCCTTCGACTCTTTACTTCTgtccgtctctctctctctctctctctctctcttgctctctgcAAATTTCGGTT
Above is a window of Prunus persica cultivar Lovell chromosome G2, Prunus_persica_NCBIv2, whole genome shotgun sequence DNA encoding:
- the LOC18784840 gene encoding dihydrodipicolinate reductase-like protein CRR1, chloroplastic; its protein translation is MAVGLSCQFHSLACKTYQHPNAKSRPSMFCSMQPPQNNIKVIINGAAKEIGRAAVIAVTRARGMEVAGAVDSYLVGEDIGKVCDMEEPLEIPITNDLTMVLGSISQSKALGVVVDFTEPSKVYDNVKQATAFGMRSVVYVPQIKLETVSALSAFCEKASMGCLVAPTLSIGSILLQQAAISASFHYNNVEIVESRATATDFPSSDATQIANNLSNLGQIYNREDISTDVQARGQVLGEDGVRVHSLVLPGLPASTTVYFSRLGEVYSLKHDITDVQCLMPGLLLAIRKIVRIKNLVYGLEKFL